The Malus sylvestris chromosome 14, drMalSylv7.2, whole genome shotgun sequence genome segment TTCTTCAAATTGGGAATGTCACTCGCCGAAACCTCGATGGAAAACGACCTCCAATTCAAAACATCACTGAAAGGTGGCACGTAATGGTCTGAAATGAGCACGGGGATGCATCCGGTGTAAATTGCCTCTACTACCCTTGGGCTTGCAACTTCATACCCACTTGGGCAAAGGCAGAACCTGCTCTGTCTCATCATGTCGTAGTACGAAACCCCCTTTGGAAGGTACTGATGGACCCTCAAGTCTGGATCCTTGTTCTCCCAATGCTCTAGCAGAATAGGCCTAATAGGGCCATGAACCCCTCCAGCGAAGAAACCCAGGATCGAGCGTAGCCTTGGAGAAGGCCCGCCAATGAAGCCATGCGTGTCACCTGTTTGAAGATTGATTTCGGGAAAGGACACATCCTTAGAGGGGTTGAACCCTTCTGAGGTATTTGCATTGCATAATGCGCGGATTGAGTTTTTGCGAAGATGAGGATTGGAATTTGAAGTTTCGGGCCCCTGAACAGAATCCAAGTAATCAAAATTAGAACACTGGCattcatgaaatatgaaattttatTGCAATGTAGTAAACAGAATAAAGTGGTAAGAGCACCATACCCAATCATGGCAAGCAAGCATAAAATGGTCAGCTCCAAGGCTTCGGTTCCAGTAGGGATATTTTTCAGAGACAATATTGACATAATCTCTTACTGTTCGTCTGATTGGACCGAAGTCATGCGAGTCGCGCACATAGACAAAACGGACCAACATTGTCACACTGAAGGGTAGAAAATAAACATGCGCTTTTTCTGGATCTCGAGTCCGAAATTGTTTATTCACCTCAATTTCATGAATAAAGTTCCCCTCCATGGAGTATATGCTCTTGCAAGGGCCATTATGAAACAACGGGGGTTCCCCTTCTCCATAAACGAAGACCTTGAACTTTTCTTCCATTTCCAAATAGCTCCTGCAAATTCAAATTGAGGTAACACGttcaagaataaaaaaaaataacggtCATTCCATTTTGTATAATATATGTTACATATTTAAGTTGTAATAACATGGGTGAATGAACAACAAAATACCAAATTGACATTTTGAATGGTAACTTGCAAAACTGAAAGTAATTCACTATAAACATAATTGAAGTGGGCACGTACCTGTGAAAGGCATTAGCATTCCAATACATTGGACCATTAGGAATGTAGTCGACATCACGTGTTTGATTTCCAAATTTAGCTTCTCTTATTGCAGCTCGAGCTCTTCTAAGGCGGGCCTCCAGCCACCCTAAAttcgttttctttctttgtcgtCTTTCCATGATAGAAGCATGAGTTTCATTCGTGAAGTCGTCTCCCCTTATCACattctatataaaaaataaaattaaaaaaaaaaacattttaattgtCATATTGACTAAGacacaacccttaatcaattaATAATCAAACTGTTTAAATTAAAACTCTGGCGAATCAAAATTATTGCTCAGAGAAAGAGCAACTTCTGATGACAAAGATTGAAAGCATCCATGTGACACATTAATAAGTTTGGAATATATTCCAATTACACACGTACGGTCCATATCACCTCGGACAATATTTACTTAGTAGAAACTAAACAAGTAGATGCAAAAGCACAGAGAGATTAATcacttaattaatttttttactacTTTATTCTCAATTACTTCATTCACCAAAAAACCAGAGGTGATGGGGAAAAAGGACATTTACTGTGACAGCAAGATATTTATTACATAATAATACCCATtggaactatttttttttcttttctctcaatCATAATAAAAACGTGAagtaaatttaataaaattctgATGTCAAAGATTACAGAACcatgaaacaaaataaataaataaaatccaggttcttaatttttttctgACAATTTTTCACAGAgcttaattaatttttcctacccaaaaatcgaaaacaattaaattaaagccAAAAGTATAAGAAAGATGGCAAGAACAagcaatcaaataaaaaaaatccaaaaaaatagaAGCATGAattaaaggaaaagaaattttAACATGCATGATAAGGATGAAGGACATACGGGTTGTTGAAGAGTTGGCAaagctgcttcttcttcttcttctatagCAAGAGGAGGCGACGAGGATCGATTTTGTACCGAGTCATCGGAGTGAGCTTCTTCTATGCCGTGCATATCTACCACAACCACCGTCGATTGCAACCCCAAAACGTCATCGTTTGAATTACTATAACCACTACTAGTACTAGTAGCAGTCAAATTTAAAGGCAAAGAAGCAGAGGGGGAAGTAAAAACCCAATTGGCGGTGTCCGGACCCAGCAAAGAAATCAACCCGAAAACCACAACCAGCGGAACCACAAACAGCAGAGCCGCAATCGACGAGGAGGACGACCACCATGCATGCTGATGAGTGCTGCCGGAACTACTAGTTGCACCCACCTTCTTACTACTTGCCGCCATCATCCGTAGAGCTGGATAGGTAGCTAGAGAGCTCTAGCTTTCTGTTTGTTTGCTGAGAAAAGTGGGAGAGATTTCGGGtggttttagagagaaagagagagagagagagagagggacaaGTTAACATTTGGTAATAGATGGTTGCGGCATCACGCCAATCGTCGTCTTATTCTTCCCTCTATTTCCGAGTTTCTCATGCAACTTTTCTCTTTTCCGATTCTGCCCtctcacttttttttctttcttttttttttttttttttggatagcATAAGCTAAATAATATTCTTTTTCTACTACCAACCACAgataactttatttattttccagCAATTAATTCTGCCACCTTTCTCAGACCCATGCCACGAAATAAGACTCCCAACCCAAGGTATTAATGGACCAACACAACTGAACTAAACTGAACCACGGGACACAAGTATCGTAACAAATGATAAATCATGATGAACTAACACAAGAAATTGAATATGTAATATTCACCAAATAATTAAAGTTAAAACACTACCTATATGAGGAAATTGCGAGATACTGGtgttgtttaaaaaaatttcgaccCTCTAGTTTTGGTCGAGCTTGGTGTGCAATGTGTTTACAGTGGTATGAAATTGTTGAGTGCATACGCACGTAGGAAGGGTTCATATAGTAGTATGAAGGATCCTTGTTTAATTAGGAATTGTAAACATGCTTGTTTTAATTTAACCCTAAAATCAAGAGGAAGCCTTAGTTAGCTTagtcggttgattgttctccatCTTTCCCAAATGTAAGTGGATTTGATCCGAAATAGTTAAGTTTCAAGTGACAGTTCGGAATTATAGGAAGATTTGTCTAGTAAAAGTAAGTGGTTTATAAAACTAACCAAATGCAAAACAAAGTATATAGAAATATTGGGAAACTAGTAAGCATGCCGTATTATACACATATTACTAAACACAAAAGGAAAGCCCTAAATATTACGAAATATAGTTTGGCCACGTTTTGATGTATgcctaataaataaataaaaaaaaaaaggaacgtTTGGTAAATACTAAGTACACACATAATAACAcataatgcttttttttttttttgtgcaatACGTGTAGTCATGTTTCTAGGACTATGACAAGGGATACTAATTTACATAGAATGAGTTCATCATCATTGTGAGTCTGTGACGTTTTGATTTAGTAATACAATATTATGTGCAAATTTTTTTACATAACATTAAATGATGAGATTAATTGTTCATGTAGATAGGTTTAGAGGTGTTTTTAGAATAACTGAAAGctcttttgatgaaaatatttttgtgttACAAGAGCACTTGATGCATTTTGGAAGAAGCAACAATTAAGTTCTACTTGTTAAAGTTTCAAAGACACAGGGTGAATGGTCCAACACCAATATTTTTTCAACTTAACCACATATAAAGGGATATGTGTAGTTGTATCATAAAAGGTCTTCGGTAATTAGAATGAGATTGTTTGTATataaattgtaatttgttttgtCAAATCTTTAATGTGAGATTTCTAGCACTTCTTGCAAAAagtacttcaaatattttttttaggacTCATTTGTACGTTAATTAAGTATTGTTTCTGAAAGTACTTTCATTAAAGTGCTTTAGATATTTTAAAAAACActtgtaaaataaaaataaaagaatatcaCAAGGcttcaaaaccaaaaaaacaagACGAAAGAAAAGGGCAGGGACCAACCAAGTAATTTGGCCTAAGATTCGATCTGGCAATTGTAACGACGACTTTTGACGTACTTCTGTGTACCATCTGTTTCGTGGGGTAGGAATGAGATGAGAGCACGCCGAGTCAAGTCTGCGCTGCTGATTCCCGAAGCCAAATTAGTACGAACCCCAAACGCATGGATTCAACGTAAGCCTTCAGGCCCTTAACTTGTAACATTAGTGAAGAAAACGACATCGTTTACTGGTTGTCGTCCCATGTCTGCTAATATTTACTCggccaaaaccaaaaaccacaCGTATTCTCTGTTTGTTTGTTGCTATGACAACAGCGGCTCCAGAATGAAGGGTAGTTTAGTCTTTTAATGTTATTTTAGCTGTTGGCCCTCGTGAACGACACCTCTCATTTACTTCTGCAACGGGCTACTGGACTCTTAGGATTTTTTATTCCTTTCTTTACCACTTTTAATCTCtttcgtttttttctttttctttcttttgtttgtcatATTTTGGCTCTTGGTTtctatttttaaaaacattatttttggtttttttattattaaatattaattttggCTATATTCACTTAACATTATCTATACTTAGATCATCTCCAACTTttaggttaaaacttaaaatttttaacccataaattttaggtttttactcagaaacagtttttctacTTCAATCCTTATGAATTAAATTTTTAGCTcgatattattaaaaaatgaatttatgttaattttttttcttaaagtatgaCATGTTCGACCCTGATATTCTCCCAAACACCAAGGTAGGCACGTGTTGGctgacacccgaaggtgacgaagccatattagaatgcatgagaacaagaaattattaagacttataaatttaaatataattaatatgcaaatgaggaacgtgttcaaagcatacaactaatttTATACACTAGAAAAGAAAtgatataaaattgaatgaacaaaggagtgggtcctacactgagaggactcgaagatgccgatgcgaaAGTGCCTTGACGCCGAGATCGTACGCCTCGAATCTAAATCCtgagggggcacaaaacaaacatgagtggaccaagtttatatatatatataagtagtaCAACATAGTTATTcaacaacgtactaacccccaaagtttttataaaaactaataGCAAAATATGCGATAGATTtgccgaaaaccctagcatgccatgaaacctttcataaaacaaatatcATATATAGTGTACTAACTAGTGGTATCAATATTGCCCGAAGGCATATAGAACTCTTCCTTTAAAAACTTCCTTCACAAGTATCAATTGCCCGTAGGCTCCTACAACACCCAACCCGAAGGTCAATATAACACTACTAGAAATTTGGCTAAAAGCCACCATTTTTATTGGTGTCTATTGTCAAGTGTGGACACTCATATTGGTGGCAAACCTCAATGGCCACCAAGCAACCACTAAACTAGAGAACATGTCCTATGTAGAGGACTCTATTGTAACAATGGCTACCAATATTGCATTGGTGTGTATGTGAACAGTAcaacatttttatattttataattatttctaAAATTCAAAATATCTCATTGTCCCTCTTATTAGTGGCTAGATTTGAGACTAACCTTGGTGCCTTTCATACTCATACACACACCAATCCTACGTGTCTATATTAGGATCAATGGCTTTTAAGATATAGGCACCAAAGTTGGCGTGAATCTACAACATTCCAAATGGCCAGTAGGTTCAAAATGTAATACATGCATTTTAGTAATAGCTCTGTACTATATTAAAACTCAGCTTCTTAATATAAAATTCACAAGAAATTTAAATTTGCAAAAGGATTCACATTTCCAACCAACCACACTTTATATCCAATAGATTTATCAATAACAAGGTTTGTGCTACATAAGAAAGCATATTGCATTCAACGATGTTGTCCAACACAACCAAGTACCCAAGGGTGATGACGTTACATTTTATAACACCTATGTACCTATGCACATCCACCAACAGTAAACTGATAACTAACAAAATCCACCCAATTGGTTCTATGCCTTCCCTATGGCATTTCTAGTATATACATAAagtaaaattcacaaaaattatCATAGTTAACTTTTCACTTACTGAATTCCAGCTATTCACAACAAATCCTACATaacttacaagttacaactaAGCCTTCTTCAGAATTCCATCCTCCCACTACAGGCTGCAGGCATCAGACCTAAGTTCGTCATGCAATGAAGCTTACTTAACCAAATATATCTTTTACAAAACATggtaaaaataaaacacaatgaACTAAGAACAATATATTGAAAATAGACCAAGAGCAAACATCTGAAGCAAGCATGACAGCATATGTGAAGACTCATCTCTGTCAACGTCCACCTTCATTCCACCTGCAA includes the following:
- the LOC126600267 gene encoding probable glycosyltransferase At5g03795, whose product is MMAASSKKVGATSSSGSTHQHAWWSSSSSIAALLFVVPLVVVFGLISLLGPDTANWVFTSPSASLPLNLTATSTSSGYSNSNDDVLGLQSTVVVVDMHGIEEAHSDDSVQNRSSSPPLAIEEEEEAALPTLQQPNVIRGDDFTNETHASIMERRQRKKTNLGWLEARLRRARAAIREAKFGNQTRDVDYIPNGPMYWNANAFHRSYLEMEEKFKVFVYGEGEPPLFHNGPCKSIYSMEGNFIHEIEVNKQFRTRDPEKAHVYFLPFSVTMLVRFVYVRDSHDFGPIRRTVRDYVNIVSEKYPYWNRSLGADHFMLACHDWGPETSNSNPHLRKNSIRALCNANTSEGFNPSKDVSFPEINLQTGDTHGFIGGPSPRLRSILGFFAGGVHGPIRPILLEHWENKDPDLRVHQYLPKGVSYYDMMRQSRFCLCPSGYEVASPRVVEAIYTGCIPVLISDHYVPPFSDVLNWRSFSIEVSASDIPNLKKILTSISSRQYLRMQRRVLQVRRHFEVNSPPKRFDVFHMILHSIWLRRLNVRVHDDQ